The following coding sequences lie in one Verrucomicrobiia bacterium genomic window:
- a CDS encoding metal-sulfur cluster assembly factor: MNTIEVNADVILENLRQVIDPEINCNIVDLGLVYSVAMSDGVVTVVMTLTTPGCPMHETICWGVKNVLMSLPGVLDVEVELVWDPPWHPSMMTPAGRQATGASNF, from the coding sequence ATGAACACCATTGAAGTCAACGCCGACGTGATCCTCGAGAATCTCCGACAGGTCATCGATCCTGAGATCAACTGCAACATCGTGGATCTCGGCCTGGTCTATAGCGTCGCGATGAGCGATGGCGTCGTCACGGTGGTGATGACGCTGACGACACCCGGATGCCCAATGCACGAAACGATTTGTTGGGGCGTGAAAAACGTCCTGATGAGCCTGCCAGGCGTGCTCGATGTGGAGGTCGAACTCGTATGGGATCCGCCATGGCATCCATCGATGATGACTCCCGCCGGCCGCCAGGCGACTGGCGCTTCTAATTTTTAA
- a CDS encoding DUF2249 domain-containing protein — protein MKNTTSIAPALGADRVLDVRAIPCSIKHGLILQTFRDLAVGEYFILVNGHDPVPLYYQFSAEWPGTFKWQHLLKLAEEVHVKITKTAALAGVGENLKSCPSATP, from the coding sequence ATGAAAAACACTACATCAATTGCTCCAGCACTTGGCGCCGATCGCGTGCTCGACGTTCGGGCAATCCCGTGTTCGATCAAGCATGGCCTGATCCTGCAGACCTTTCGCGACCTGGCTGTCGGCGAATATTTCATCCTGGTGAACGGCCATGACCCTGTGCCGCTTTACTATCAGTTCTCAGCCGAATGGCCGGGAACGTTCAAGTGGCAGCATCTCCTCAAACTGGCCGAAGAGGTTCACGTGAAAATCACGAAGACAGCCGCACTGGCCGGCGTCGGCGAGAATCTCAAATCGTGCCCGTCCGCAACCCCCTGA
- a CDS encoding FAD-dependent oxidoreductase has protein sequence MTRNNNARTPLFRSLQQLFGVARLANRRNSPAASELIEMPIRPAVSRRNFLKTSALAAAAVGSGSWLTGCSTPNPRHNTPRIAIVGGGIAGLNAAYKLRKRGLAADIYEASRRTGGRMYSATGLLNPGITTELGGEFVDSNHAEMFALAREFDLKWLDVQGRGEESLNAEAFYFGNTHYTAAQVVEAFRPVATLIAEDFDRMEDVVDFEHEGGARELDRTSLADYFDRIGARGWLRQLLDVAFVTEYGLEANEQSALNMIFMISTDLSAGRVELFGDSDERFKVIGGNQRIVDELARRVQDRIQLEQRLVAVESRGGGYRLVFDQDGTTREVDADIVLLTLPFTMLRQVELKVELPEWKRRAIHELGYGMNAKLMMGTNSRVWRTRGESGNVFSDEPFQLAWDSSRRQPGTVGSLSCYSGGKATDELGRGTAVDQAKRMLPSLDKVFPGVAAQFNGRVERFHWPTHPFTRASYACYRPGQWTTLGNSEGRAVGNLFFAGEHCSYDYQGFMNGGAETGKAAALAIAKAVQQRRAFASV, from the coding sequence ATGACCCGCAACAACAACGCACGCACTCCTCTCTTCCGTTCGCTTCAACAGCTCTTTGGTGTCGCACGACTCGCCAACCGGCGGAATAGTCCCGCAGCGTCGGAACTGATCGAAATGCCAATTCGCCCCGCAGTCAGCCGCCGCAATTTTCTTAAGACAAGCGCTCTCGCTGCGGCAGCCGTCGGATCGGGATCATGGTTGACCGGCTGTTCCACTCCAAACCCGCGGCACAACACACCAAGGATCGCCATCGTTGGCGGCGGCATTGCCGGGTTGAACGCTGCCTACAAACTCCGAAAACGCGGCCTCGCCGCGGATATCTACGAAGCGAGCCGCCGCACGGGCGGACGGATGTACAGCGCGACAGGATTGCTGAATCCCGGGATCACAACTGAACTCGGCGGCGAGTTTGTGGATTCCAACCACGCCGAGATGTTCGCGCTTGCGCGGGAATTCGACCTCAAATGGCTCGATGTCCAGGGACGCGGCGAAGAATCGCTGAATGCCGAGGCATTTTATTTCGGCAACACACACTACACCGCGGCGCAGGTCGTTGAGGCTTTCCGCCCAGTTGCAACGCTCATTGCGGAGGATTTCGACCGTATGGAGGATGTTGTGGACTTCGAGCATGAAGGCGGCGCGCGCGAATTGGATCGCACGTCCCTCGCCGATTATTTCGACCGCATTGGCGCACGCGGATGGTTGCGGCAGTTGTTGGACGTCGCGTTTGTCACCGAATACGGACTGGAGGCGAACGAGCAATCTGCGTTGAACATGATCTTCATGATTTCAACCGACCTTTCAGCCGGGCGTGTGGAACTATTTGGCGACAGCGATGAACGGTTCAAGGTCATCGGCGGGAACCAGAGGATTGTGGATGAACTCGCGCGCCGGGTGCAGGACCGCATTCAGCTGGAACAGCGGCTGGTCGCAGTGGAATCGCGCGGCGGCGGCTATCGCCTCGTCTTCGACCAGGATGGCACAACACGCGAGGTCGATGCCGACATCGTCCTGCTGACACTGCCGTTTACGATGCTGCGGCAGGTGGAATTGAAGGTGGAACTTCCTGAATGGAAGCGTCGCGCCATTCATGAATTGGGTTATGGCATGAACGCGAAGTTGATGATGGGCACGAACTCTCGCGTATGGCGCACGCGCGGGGAATCGGGAAATGTCTTTTCAGACGAACCATTCCAACTCGCGTGGGACAGTTCGCGCAGGCAGCCGGGAACTGTGGGAAGCCTCAGTTGCTATTCAGGCGGCAAGGCGACGGATGAATTGGGGCGCGGCACTGCGGTCGACCAGGCAAAGCGAATGCTACCATCGCTCGACAAAGTGTTCCCTGGCGTCGCCGCCCAGTTCAACGGACGCGTTGAGCGTTTCCATTGGCCTACGCATCCATTCACCCGGGCCAGCTATGCGTGTTATCGTCCCGGCCAATGGACAACCCTTGGCAACTCAGAGGGGCGCGCCGTTGGCAACCTGTTCTTTGCGGGCGAACACTGCAGCTACGATTACCAGGGATTCATGAATGGCGGCGCAGAGACTGGCAAAGCCGCTGCGCTCGCCATTGCGAAAGCCGTCCAGCAACGTCGCGCGTTTGCGTCAGTCTAG
- the der gene encoding ribosome biogenesis GTPase Der, with protein sequence MPNLIAIVGRPNVGKSALFNRIAGRRIAIVHDQPGVTRDRVSAEVEWAGTPFTLIDTGGIGLLRREKSTDVITRAALDQVNLAIEAANVILLVVNVQEGIVPLDREVAQHLRRSNKPVLVMVNKVDEFRAEANADEFSALGFDKIFPVSAIHGMGIDAVMTEALGLLHPPEAVAPAVEAVEGEEIPVSPDEARIRTEPLKLAIVGRPNVGKSSIINALTQSERVIVSPIPGTTRDAVDVPLEIETEGKRQKYILIDTAGIRKTRSINDSIEFFSVKRSEDSIARCDIAILVLDAESGILEQDKKVADRIVEERKACIVVVNKWDLVEEPVRKAREEEIERRRRKDHHARELMTTLSDFGEWVQEKLFFLDYAPVIFTSAKSGFQLERLLEAVRYVAAQLQQKIPTAILNRTLQAAVERRQPVSSAGHRLKFFYATQVRQAPPTFLLFVNRDELFSDQYKKYLADQVRVAFGYEGCPLILVPKARPRTIEPVRKFKKASRSSSEERGTRAARPDRGRGRRQPGRRRGR encoded by the coding sequence GTGCCAAATTTGATCGCCATCGTCGGACGTCCGAACGTCGGGAAGTCTGCGCTGTTTAACCGGATCGCAGGACGCCGCATCGCCATCGTTCACGACCAGCCCGGCGTTACCCGCGACCGCGTCAGCGCAGAAGTCGAATGGGCAGGCACCCCGTTCACGCTCATCGATACTGGCGGCATCGGGCTGCTCCGACGCGAAAAATCGACCGACGTCATCACGCGCGCCGCCCTCGACCAGGTGAATCTCGCGATCGAAGCCGCGAACGTCATCCTGCTCGTGGTCAATGTTCAGGAAGGCATTGTGCCGCTCGATCGCGAGGTCGCCCAGCACCTGCGCCGCAGCAACAAGCCCGTGCTCGTCATGGTCAACAAGGTCGATGAGTTCCGTGCGGAAGCCAATGCGGATGAATTTTCCGCGCTCGGCTTTGACAAGATCTTTCCGGTCAGCGCCATTCATGGAATGGGAATTGACGCTGTAATGACTGAAGCGCTGGGACTCCTGCATCCCCCCGAAGCCGTCGCGCCTGCTGTTGAAGCTGTCGAAGGCGAGGAAATTCCTGTCAGCCCCGACGAAGCCCGCATCCGCACTGAACCGCTCAAGCTCGCGATCGTTGGCCGTCCCAACGTCGGAAAGTCGTCCATCATCAACGCGCTCACACAGTCCGAACGCGTCATCGTCAGCCCGATTCCAGGCACGACCCGTGATGCCGTTGATGTTCCGCTGGAAATCGAAACCGAAGGCAAGCGTCAGAAATATATCCTCATCGATACCGCAGGCATTCGCAAAACCCGCAGCATCAACGATTCGATCGAGTTCTTCAGCGTCAAGCGATCCGAAGATTCCATCGCGCGCTGCGATATTGCCATTCTTGTGCTCGATGCGGAGAGCGGAATCCTGGAGCAGGACAAGAAGGTGGCCGACCGCATCGTTGAGGAACGCAAGGCGTGCATTGTCGTGGTCAACAAATGGGATCTCGTCGAGGAACCCGTCCGCAAGGCGCGTGAGGAGGAGATTGAGCGGCGCCGCCGGAAGGATCATCACGCGCGGGAATTGATGACGACGCTCTCTGACTTCGGCGAGTGGGTTCAGGAGAAATTGTTTTTCCTGGATTACGCGCCTGTGATTTTTACGTCCGCCAAGTCAGGTTTCCAATTGGAGCGGCTGCTGGAAGCTGTGCGGTATGTCGCGGCCCAGTTGCAGCAAAAGATCCCGACGGCCATTTTGAATCGCACGCTGCAGGCCGCGGTTGAGCGCCGGCAGCCGGTGAGCTCCGCGGGGCATCGTTTGAAATTCTTCTATGCCACCCAGGTCCGCCAGGCCCCACCAACGTTCCTGTTGTTTGTGAACCGGGACGAACTTTTTTCCGACCAATATAAGAAGTATCTGGCAGACCAAGTGCGCGTGGCGTTCGGGTACGAAGGCTGTCCGCTCATCTTGGTTCCCAAAGCGCGGCCGCGAACCATCGAGCCTGTTCGGAAGTTCAAGAAGGCCAGCCGCAGCTCTTCCGAGGAGCGCGGCACCCGGGCAGCACGTCCCGATCGTGGCAGGGGCCGCCGCCAGCCAGGGCGCCGCCGCGGGCGCTGA